In the genome of Arachis hypogaea cultivar Tifrunner chromosome 9, arahy.Tifrunner.gnm2.J5K5, whole genome shotgun sequence, the window gtgaATATAGCTGAGGAgtgtcagtatatttatagtagagcTCTTAACCACCTTTAttagagtagttccaccttttattATTAGTGGATTTTCGTTCCATTTATCTTGGAAGTTTGTTAGGATTATAAGATAGTAGGAGAGATTTAGGGACGTAGTTACTTGAAAGACTTATCCGATCTCTTTCACTATGTCCGACCTCTTGTACCTCTTACAAGAGGTCTGGTATGTGGTGAAAGTCATCCTTTTGGAGTGGGCCTTTTTTTTCTTATTGGACCtgactttatgttttgggtcaggttataaacagtgcccctacttgagtccGAACTTTCAAGAGGTTGGGCTCAAGCAATTTGAGACCTCCACTTCGTTGTCAGGTACCTGCTTTCACGAGGTCAAGTACTTGTTCAAATTTTTTAACCTTACTGCATTAAATAGGGGGTGAGCTTTGCGCGACAGTTTTCTTGGACACCACGCATAGCTTTAAAGAGTGGTGTGAAATGACTGTTTTTCCCCCTTCTTCTTTATAAAGTGTTTGCGCGctccttttcttctcctttcttctcttctgAAAGTACTTCATTTGCTTCCTTTCATCACGgaaaaattttctcctttttttactTCACAACCAATCTCAGTTCCAAGATTTCTCCATCTTAGATCCTCTGAAGGTCTTGTTTTGCTGTGTGAATTGGAACGTTCGTGCTTACTGTTGTTTGACGTTCCCCCTTCCTTCTTCGAGTCTTCATCAAGGTTGGTGCTCCTGATTCTTGACTCCCTTTTTGCGTAACTGTGTTTTTTGAATCTGTTTCTTGTGTTGGGACAGTGTTTCGTGTAGTAGCGAAGATTTATTGCATTGTTGGTTTTATTTGTTCCTTGCAACTTCTTTGACTGCTGTTTATGTTGTCTACTAAGAGACCCTCTTGGACCGTTTTTGTTGATTACAATCACTGTTGAATATTTAGctgtatttttggaatttttgtggAACTATAGCCGTTTTAATGTTTGTTGATTGCCTTCGTATTTTTCCCAATGGTTTCACTGCTGTCGTTGTAGGAGAGATGCCAATTCTATTTattcttgttttgaaaagatgtttTCCAAATCgcgttttgtatttttgtttcttttgctcGACTTCTTTTGAATGATGCCCGAGTTCTGTAGTGACAATTTCGTTGTTGTATTTGTAAGTGTAGATTTTATGTCTCGGTCAGTCATAAAAGATATATCGACAAAAGTTCCCCTCTCTTTTGACTTGGGTAGACACTCCCGTCCTTATCGTTGTTCCGTAGACATCATAGATTATGTGAGAATAGAGAGGATGAGAAAAATTATGAGATAGTGGTACTCGATCCCGAGGAGAGGGTGTGTTTTCCCTCCTTAGACAACTCGAGACGTTCCTTTTTCTATgcctatgattgttttttctcgaAACTAGATGTCAAGCTTCCTTTTTCTGATTTTAAAACAAATGTCCTTTGTGCTTGTGACGTCGCTCCCTCCCAACTTCACCCGAACTCTTGGGCTATTTTGAAGATTTACCAGCTCCTATGTTGGGAGCTCGATGTCTGACCTTCGGTTAAGGTCTTTTTCCatctttttgttttgacaaaATCAGGGTCTTCGAAAGGAAAATTTTTTTGGCTTTCTTTTTGCGCCATTCAAggtaaaaagtttttttttcatttttgatgAGTTCTtccacgattttaagaactatttttttttaaatccaaattGTAGAGGAGGTCcgtcctttctttttggatgaaaatgatgaaccctgCTTCCCTTTATACTGGCAAGAAAAACCCGTTATATCCAAGTATAGCATAGATACCTTAGATGAACTTGAGAAGGGTATGATAGACGTGTTGAAAGAGTGTTGGGGCCGGAATCCTCACTTAGACACGGAGAGATTCTTAGAGGATCTTGGTCTACTCTGGTCCATGCTAGGTAGCCTTCTTTCCTTAGCTTTATGACTTTTGGCTGTATCATCTATGATTAATGTGCTTTTACATTTACTATTTAGAAAAAATGGCTCCCAAATCCGCAGCGatgaaataattgcattaaactCGGAAGACTGTTGTGGCACGTGGTATTAAGGAGAATGAAGCCAGGGGTGCTTCTACCCGATCTTCCCCAAGGAAATCGGACTCAAGTTCTTCAGCCCAAAAGAAGATCATTCCCACTCCATCAAGTCGGTTGGTCTCTCTTGACTTGTCTCTAGAGAATTCAGttggtctttcttctccttcgTCTTCAGAACCTCCCTCAAAGAAACAAAAGACTGTTGTAGAGGGTTGCATTTACGATACAGGATTTAATGGGATTGCTTGGAGTGAAAGGAATATCCTCCCTCATAGTTGCATCAACATGGATGATGTGGCTATTCAAAGCCACCTCCAACTTATGGCCCAAAATGAAACTCAGATAGCGGGAGTGTGTTCTTCTTTGGCTAAGTGTATAATTTATGGCAAGTACACAAgttgatttttcttttgtaattatgACAAAATATCACTAAAACGTGTGATTTGGGCACATTTTTCTGtttgatatttatttaagatATTGCTGGAGTTATGGCCGGCGTAGAGGGTGAGAGGAAATACGTGAACGATGGCAAACTTATTAACATGATGGTCATTCATATTGAGAATGATGGGTGCGTTTTTTCCAACAATCCTTACTCATCACTTAATATGtttaaataagtaattttttattttctaaataatttgCATTTTTATACAGTTTAAAGCTTAATATTGTTGTTCTTGGAGAGATGGTGGACCGgatcaagtattttctggcaTCGGGCGATCAACAACTGCcaataattatttttcaatttgcaAGAGTAAAAAATGCTGGAGGTACGTAAGAATTTGATTACTATCAAATGATTATATTCTTATTGTAACTATTTCTACTAATTACTATCAccagttttttttctttgttaattgtaaATCCTATGTTGAATtactcaataattaattaatcaatatataattttaaactatatttctgttattatataatactttttattattttatatttgcattaaatatttttttataggtcATTGCTAAAATAAaaggttttaataattaattaggttCACGGtagattatagttatttttttaaatctaaatACACTTTTGGTTACTTTCCATTCGATAATTCTTCTGTCATGTATAGTTGTACAACTCATTTAAgcaattattgttatatataggTACCAATATTGTGCAGAACATTATGTATGGTACTAGACTCTTGATAAATCCAGATATTCCTGAGGCTTTGATGCTTCGAAAAAGGTATTGTACCAATATTGTGAATTATTTATGGTTGTGCATATTGACTGTATTTTTGTGGCATCGTGATTGATAAGTAGTGTGTACTATAGAGAGATCTCGCAGTACCTGTCTGTGATTTCTGGCAAACCAGCATATCTTGATGAAGATGAAGTTTTATATTCCACTGGGAGGAAGACAATAAAGGAGTTACGTACTGCTACGGATGTGAGTGCTTTATATAAAACTACTTTTTTTTCGTTTGgttcatttttttttaactttcaaaCTGTTCCTATGTAGGTTGGATTCTATGTTGTTCGGGCCACTGTTCTTGATGTTGAACCCGTTCCAAGTTGGTGGTATAAATCATGTGTTTGCAGCGTGAAGGCAGAAGCTAATGCGGATGAATACTTCTGCGATGGCTGTAATGGGAACGTGAATAATGTGGTTGACAGGTATTACTCTAATTAGATTTATTTGTGCAATCTTTtcataaaaatcataaaaatatagtTAACTAATTGATTATGttgatttttttaatgatttagcAATATCTTGCTTAATaccaataattattaaaaataaaaactgctTTGGTTGATGAAAATCTGGTTTAGCCACAAAAAAAAGATGGCAAACAAAGATAGAGTGCATAGAAAAAAGTCATATACCAACAACACTTTTATACCAAAGTCTCCTTTGCTAGGCTAAAATCTAGAAAACtgataaatctaaaaaaattgtgtttgaGTATCTAAATTATGTTGaatatcatttttatgattttgttgtaACTAAAGGGTGATAGGCTAGGTGTTAATTGatgtttttgaataaaaaaaataggtaTAAGTTAAATTTGTTGGTTTTTGATGGTACTGGTACAACGAACTTTGTTGTGTTCGATAAAGGAGGTCGCAGCTCTATTCGGACGAACCTGTACTGAGATGGTGAAAGAATCGAATGTACGTGAAATCAATTTCGTTGAACACGTTATGATTGTCAAtaagagatgtttgtttatttagAACGATATAaatgtaaaatttttggtgtaggAAAAAGGGAAAGCAAGCAAAGATCCTACTGGTTTTAATGAGTTTTTTCTTGATAAGGAGTTTCTATTCAAGGTCGAAGTAGAAACTACTGGATGGTGCGATTCTTATGATGTATCGGTGATACGTTCTGATTCTACCAATTTACCGAGGTGGAGGGACACTCAAGACCCGGTAAAATCTGGTGTACCCCTGCTGGTCCTATTAACCCTGTGcaggtttgattttttttattttttgttgatttttagacTATGTATATTAAGGCTTAATTTGCCAAATATGaggtgttatttatttattttttcattgtttttctataTAGCCTCAAGGTGAAGATGGATGTTCTGTTTGTGATGAGTCACCTGATCCAATCGTGGAAAATTTGTCTGTTACTAAAAGACCTGTTGTCAGGGTATTCATTTAGTCTTCACTTATATGGCCTCTTTTatatttcagattttattttttggttaaaatcttaattatatttttttgttttgttttgtttgaagcGCCTTTTGGATGAGTTTAACATGTCTGGTGCTCCTTCCATTAAAAAGTAGCTGCTGTGAAACATGAGGTTTTTCATGTAAAGGAGATAAAGGAACATGCTTTAAAGGTTTGGTGGAGTCTTGGCTATAGCTATTATTTATTGAGAGAACAGATACTATtcaacttttaaaatattttaaattgaacaattgttgttttgttttatttaattatctatatttttttggaCATGCTAATGACACTGTAAgtactttctttttattttgatacAAGTCGAATATGATTCTAATATATAAGTCAATAATTATGGGTATTATTAGcgcgtgtgtgtgtgtatatatatatatatatatatatatatatatatattattttagacgttatttattttttattaaaattgatagAATACTTTAGAATAGAGATTTTTTGACTAATGGAATATGAGTCAATAATTTTATCTCCTATTTCTATAATTGactaaaagaacaaaaaaagtaATTGTCTAATTGACCTGTATATCAAACAATAGTCATTGGCATTCAGCGACCTTACTCCTCAAGTTATTATTATTTGGGTGGAGATCAATCATCGTATTTTAAGCAACctttatcattttcttttttctttaaagaaGATACAATAATTTAAGCTTCTtgatgttgtttttttttttaaatgttcatCATGGATTCCAAAATATCAGTACACTTAACACTTTTTttcttccaattttataatttagtattAATTCGTAGGAGAGCGATTTTACCAACTTCTAATTAATAGAGTCACTTATTTATTATATGCTATTTTCAACTTATtcttaatgaaaaaaattttatgaaaaataaaataatgaaataaaaaaaatttcattatcaattttaagaataataaaattttaatattcgaTTATATTCTCATGTAGCATTATTTTAAGATTCTAATAttgaactattaattttatattaggtGACTTATGTTTAATTctcttaatttttaataaaattaattaaataaattatataattttgtagaattatttcaattatattattagttaaaaaaaaattttctctctGTTGATAAAAACTCTCTTCTTTCTCCTGATAACACACAATTAGCTGCTGTGGGAGCGTTGCTGTCGTTGTTTCTACTTCGACAACAGTGACTCTCCACTCTCCCTCCTCCCCCTTTAAGATCGAGATTTagagaaaaaattttattcatgaaGATGTTTAGAGATCAGAAAAATATTCAGAAATATGAGTAGTTCACGAAAAAGATGGCACAAGTTTTAAGCAATCATGATATGAGAtcgatatatattaattatattctaAATTCTTCAACCTGAAACTTAAAATtcgcaaataaaaattaatgtatagatttttatgaaataaaataataactataataaaaagtgcttttaatttattattaattagtaattgaacattaaattatcaaataaaaaatattattaaatgagAGTAATTACTGAATAAGAGTGATTGTTAGGGTGTTGGTGTTGTATGGTGCTGTGACTCATTAAAGtatgttatattatatttatgacTCCGTAAATAGAAACTTTTTATTTCGTTCAAAAAAGAAAActacttatttaaaataaaataatatctttgattCTTTCCAACAAATTATAACATATACACATTAATATTTTAGCCCAGCCCAAAATACAATAGCTCTATATAAGAACTCTACAATTACTTATAATCtttcatatttaatatttgataattagatattttttgaaGGTGTTACTGTTGTATATTGCATCACATCTTTAtgtaagttttatttatttatttcatttcaaataaattttttaagtgttGATTAGTCTCCTATTGATTagtgttttcattttattttgttcaacttctttacaattttattttttttattattcacatGTTATAAACTTATTAGTTTagtaattgaaaataaataatatttatataattgttaaatctttgaaaaaaataagactaTTATACACTctctaaaaatattattactataCAATACTCTATGTTTTATgtaagttttattttcttttatcagATAGGTTAAAGTTTGTTAATTTggatactaatttttattattcacttaatgtaattatctaaaaaaattattttattatttataaaataaatttaaaaattatatttcacgAAAAACATGCAGTACCACcttttaaaagtatattattattattattattattattattattattattattattattattattattattgaggcATACCACaaagttgtatttaatttttaatacgtaatttaatttttaatatttaatttttaaatgaccAAAATTATTCTGTGTTGAATATTTTgtctttaactaatttttttgttatacgttgattaaaaaaatgtgatttattGATCACTTCTaagttcaaatttaaaaattgtcgTGCAGGAGTATatattttcaattaattatttgataatatataatataaagattAGTTTGCTTAAGATAGCTATATTTAAATTggtttggtttatatatatatatatatatatatatatatatatatatatatatattttaattagattattaatttGTGAATTAAAAATCActgttaatatatttttacatatataaattaaattttttattttttaaataaaaattgataCCTCATAAATTAGTCAATAAATAATCAGTATTGTAAGTTAATggatatttaaaatttaacttcaaaataagtattaaaatttgaaaatttgtatTCGTAACTTATTGTTGCGGAAGAAGTACATTGTAGATAAGTGACTTAACAACGATAATGTATCCCACTCCAATCACACAATCGAAGGTTGCAAGGTTAAGATGAAAGATAATTTTggtaagaaaacgaaaaagactTGATGAAAACGAATTTGCTTTCTTTTGTGCTTTTGGTAAGTgttcttctaaaacttctttaatttctattttttatgggAATTACAGTTTAAACTATTATCATTGTTGAGAATATTAGTGAAATAGTTTGtactatacataattttttaagtattttagtttagtgatttgaaaactgtaaataactattcatctttataattttttttaaactcatATTTAATAAGctataaattacataaaaattatgCAATCTTCAAATCTTCATATACTATTtaggttaattaattatttaatattatttaaaatatactctatcataatttaaaataatatactaTTTATCCTAAATTAATACATAAAACTCTATACTAATTGGAAAAATATAGAATTTGATGCTTTTGTGTATATCTATTTAACTCGatttaaataaactaaaattttagaattatatttaaatttagaattttatttgttatttaaattgaATTGTATTCATTTTTAACTAATGACtggttatattttaaataatatgataTGAATACTTAttgatttagtttaataatttaaaaaataattcaataaaactaaaccaatacaaaaaaaaatttaactatgaAAGTATACtactaaaattatataaaatcaaatacgAGATtagttaattgaataattattatttgtgtttctattatttttcttgaCTTAACAGGTCGAAGAACAACAATAATACAAATTTTGACGTACATAAAAATATGCATCATATTACTACAAGTCAAAGAACAGTGTGTCAAAAAATTGAAACCTCATCTAATATTCTCAGTTTATAATCCAGTGAGAATAAAGGTGACATTTTTCTCACTGTAATTGACTCatatttatctaaatttaatCTATATCGATTTAATGACGAAAATTTTCTATATATTTCTTATTACTCATTCATAGGGAAGCAACTATCTATGCATGGTGTACATTGTGCCTCGCATGGAATTTTTGGACAGGAAAATACTCTTCCTATCTATGTAAGACCTTCTACATCAGAGATAAGATCTAGATCTTTAACTCTACAGACGGATTCCTCATAGACAAGAACTCCACTGTCCGTGTTAACAAATAGTACGTATAATTAATGATTGCCAAATGATTCATACACCAATATTTAATAAAAAGTATACTTCATCGAAAATCATTTATATAACATAGATTTATTACAATTCTAGCATACTCCAGTGTATAAGGACCCGCCAATAATCTAACTGAAGTTGTTCCACAAAATCAGCTTTCATCACACTCCAGTTCCCACCGATCATGCCTAACAGAAAGGTAATTTAGAAAAGATAATCatcattattttattctttttttcctaTAGTTTCTAtggtttatttaaataaaattaaacttttttgtaAAGAGGTTCTACTATGATTGGGGTGCAAAAAGGACAATCTTCCTCTGTTGTTGCTTCGGTGGCTATTAATTTGGCACAACTTTATGAAGATGTAATTTATCGACTGTTAAGACGCATCCACCAAGCGCTGACACACACAGTGGCCAACATGTTGACCCTTTTGTTAATAATGAAGGGAATTTCTCATTATATCAAGAATTTAAGTTTGTAGTTTGCAAgagatatatatattattagtaaTACATCAAAATGATTATGTttgcatttttttataattttttactgtaGTTTTGAATGGTTATGATGATTTAATGTTGGATGTGGATATGGAAGATAATTTTATACCATCCTCAGAAACCGTAGACGGTATGTAAAATTTTTATCTATATGTTTATTTGCATCTTTGTGTACATCATGAACTAAATTGTATCGGTATGACATATGAGTAGCTAAAGGGAGTTCATTCGGCAGATGTCTGGGATATAGGAAACCCTATTTATCAATGTCAACACTGTAAAGCACGGATGTGGTCTGGAGAAAGGCTTGCTAAATCCAAACAGTCGCCCCAACCAAAGTTTCATTATGTTGTATGGAAGGAAAGATCGAGCTTCCTCTACTTTTTGTGCCTCATGATGAGCTCATTAAGCTTCATATTGGAGGAGATCAAAGAAGTATTCGTTTCCTAAAAAATATAAGGGCATTTAATTCAATGTTTTGTTTTACATAAATGGCTGGAAAAATTGACCGTGGGGTGAACAATGGGACTGCTCCTCCAATTTTTAAGCTTGGGGGTCAAAACTACCATAGCATTGGTAGCTTACTTCCTCCTGATAGTTTGCGACCAACATTTGCCCAGCTATATATCTATGACACAGAAAATGAGATTGACAATCGAATAGGCACACTTCGGTAAATTTCATACAACCAgtcaaattttttagttatttcttatCTGTGAGAGCaaataacataaattttattatttttttttgtagttcCAATGAAGCTATAAATGAGCGGGATAGAAAAATTGTGGCAATATTAAGAAATATGCTAGACAAATATAATAGTTTGGCAAAGAATTTTTGCTATGCAAGAGATAGGTACCAACAGAAAAACTGCACAAACATAAAGCTTAAGTTGATTAGTAAAAGGAATACAGATGGCaggacatacaacttgccatctgCATCTAAAGTGGCTGCATTGATTGTTGGCGATGTCGAACAACTTAGCAAAGATAGAGATATTATTATAGAGAGTCAATCTAGAAAGCTCCAGCGGATTAATGTTTTTCATCCATCTTATTTAG includes:
- the LOC112708995 gene encoding replication protein A 70 kDa DNA-binding subunit C-like; protein product: MDDVAIQSHLQLMAQNETQIAGVCSSLAKYIAGVMAGVEGERKYVNDGKLINMMVIHIENDGLKLNIVVLGEMVDRIKYFLASGDQQLPIIIFQFARVKNAGGTNIVQNIMYGTRLLINPDIPEALMLRKSVYYREISQYLSVISGKPAYLDEDEVLYSTGRKTIKELRTATDVGFYVVRATVLDVEPVPSWWYKSCVCSVKAEANADEYFCDGCNGNVNNVVDRYKLNLLVFDGTGTTNFVVFDKGGRSSIRTNLY